From a region of the Narcine bancroftii isolate sNarBan1 chromosome 5, sNarBan1.hap1, whole genome shotgun sequence genome:
- the gclm gene encoding glutamate--cysteine ligase regulatory subunit — protein MSAGGAQSEGGRQLFARASAVSIHTGNIVNWSRLKKKCPASPSEELQDCIRETLEKWSAQVEPELLKDPPATLECTITQDIDSISPEEREELKVSAKLFLNDSDPSGIKDAVEKACSALAVSQLDSVILASPPLADGASLSLAHLQPYWEELETLVRSQSIVAIGTSDLDKVLLEQLYQWAQVKPSSNQVNLASCCVMPPELTAFAKDYDIQLLTHGDPKELIPMLSFQEAAVASMQDNLAYEWTTKWVLRYSVIVKSRGIIKSKGYFVYAKRSPY, from the exons ATGTCGGCTGGAGGCGCGCAGTCGGAGGGGGGCCGGCAGCTCTTCGCCCGGGCCTCGGCCGTCTCCATTCACACGGGGAACATCGTCAACTGGAGCCGGCTGAAGAAGAAGTGCCCGGCGTCGCCGAGCGAGGAG TTACAGGACTGCATCCGGGAGACCCTCGAGAAGTGGAGTGCCCAGGTCGAGCCAGAGCTGCTGAAG GACCCACCTGCCACTTTGGAATGTACCATTACTCAAGACATAGACTCGATAAGCCCTGAggagagggaggaactgaaagtgTCAG CAAAACTTTTTCTCAATGACTCTGACCCCTCTGGTATAAAGGATGCTGTGGAAAAAG CTTGTTCCGCCCTTGCAGTATCACAGCTGGACTCTGTGATACTTGCTTCTCCACCACTCGCAGATGGAGCTAGTCTTTCTCTTGCACACCTGCAACCATATTGGGAAGAGCTGGAAACTCTGGTTCGAAGTCAAAGCATTGTAGCAATTGGTACCTCTGATTTGGATAAAGTACTTTTAGAGCAACTCTATCAGTGGGCTCAG GTGAAACCGAGCAGCAACCAGGTTAATTTAGCTTCCTGTTGTGTGATGCCACCAGAACTTACGGCCTTTGCTAAAGATTATGACATACAGTTACTGACTCATGGTGACCCTAAAG AATTGATACCCATGCTAAGTTTTCAAGAGGCTGCAGTTGCCAGCATGCAAGACAATCTAGCATATGAATGGACGACTAAGTGGGTACTGCGGTATTCAGTCATTGTTAAAAGCAGAGGAATTATTAAATCCAAGGGCTACTTTGTATATGCCAAGAGAAGTCCTTATTAG